Proteins from a genomic interval of Equus quagga isolate Etosha38 chromosome 13, UCLA_HA_Equagga_1.0, whole genome shotgun sequence:
- the NOB1 gene encoding RNA-binding protein NOB1, which yields MAPVEHVVADAGAFLRDAALQDIGKNIYTIRDVISEIRDKATRRRLAVLPYELRFKEPFPEYVRLVTEFSKKTGDYPSLSATDIQVLALTYQLEAEFVGVSHLKQEPEKVKVSSSFQHPETPLHISGFHLPSKPKPPRETVEHGHPAGEPEDLEFSSFMFWRNPLPNIDHELQELLNHGGEDVASEEEEVEKEENGFEESKDQDSDDDGGGWITPKNIRQIQQEMEQCAVPKDVRVGCVTTDFAMQNVLLQMGLHVLAVNGMLIREARSYVLRCHGCFKTTSDVNRVFCSHCGNKTLKKVSVTVSDDGTLHMHFSRNPKVLNPRGLRYSLPTPKGGKYAINPHLTEDQRFPQLRLSRKARQKTDVFAPDYVAGVSPFAENDISSRSSTLQVRDTTLGAGRRRLNPNASRKKFVKKR from the exons ATGGCACCGGTGGAGCACGTTGTGGCGGACGCTGGGGCTTTCTTGCGGGACGCGGCTCTGCAG GACATCGGGAAGAACATCTACACTATCCGGGATGTGATCAGCGAGATACGGGACAAGGCCACGCGCAGGCGGCTCGCGGTCCTCCCCTACGAGCTGCGTTTCAAAGAGCCGTTTCCGGAATACGTGCGGCTGG TTACTGAGTTTTCAAAGAAAACTGGAGACTATCCGAGCCTCTCTGCCACAGATATCCAAGTGCTGGCACTTACCTACCAGTTGGAAGCAGAGTTTGTTGGGGTGTCTCACCTAAAACAAGAACCAGAAAAG gtgaAAGTGAGTTCATCATTTCAGCACCCAGAAACTCCTCTACATATTTCTGGTTTCCATCTGCCCTCAAAG CCTAAACCCCCACGAGAAACAGTAGAACAtggacacccagctggtgagCCTGAGGACCTAGAATTCAGTTCCTTCATGTTCTGGAGAAACCCTTTGCCTAATATTGACCATGAACTGCAGGAGCTGCTG AATCATGGAGGTGAGGATGTTgcaagtgaggaggaggaggtggagaaggaagagaatggattTGAAGAAAGCAAAGACCAAGACAGTGATGACGATGGGGGTGGGTGGATAACCCCCAAGAACATCCGGCAGATCCAGCAGGAGATGGAGCAGTGTGCCGTCCCGAAGGACGTGCGGGTCGGCTGTGTGACTACAGACTTTGCCATGCAG AATGTCCTGCTTCAGATGGGGCTGCATGTGCTGGCGGTGAACGGCATGCTGATCCGTGAGGCCCGGAGCTACGTCTTACGCTGTCACGGCTGTTTCAA GACAACGTCTGACGTGAACCGAGTGTTCTGTTCACATTGTGGAAACAAGACCCTGAAGAAGGTGTCTGTGACCGTCAGTGATGATGGAACCCTGCATATGCACTTCTCCCGCAACCCTAAGGTCCTGAATCCTCGGGGCCTTCGG TATTCACTTCCTACTCCCAAAGGAGGCAAATATGCCATCAACCCCCACCTGACTGAGGACCAGCGCTTCCCTCAGCTGCGGCTCTCCCGAAAGGCCAGGCAGAAAACTGATGTGTTTGCCCCTGACTACGTAGCTGGGGTATCTCCCTTTGCAGAGAACGACATCTCCAGCCGGTCATCCACCCTGCAGGTCCGGGACACCACCTTAGGAGCCGGGAGGAGACGGTTAAATCCCAATGCTTCCAGAAAGAAGTTTGTGAAGAAAAGGTGA